A region of the Deltaproteobacteria bacterium genome:
TCGCCGGCATGGCGACCACTGATGATTTCATCGCCCGCGAACCCGAAATGATCGCCGCGGCGGTACGCGCTATCGTCAAAGCGCAATCGGCATTGCGCGCCGACCCGTCGCTGGCCCGTGAAGTGGGCCGACGCAAATTCCCCAAGGACGCCGCCGAACTGATCGCCAACGTCGTCGCCCGCGACGCCGCGTTTTACGATCCGGCGATCAGCGAAGAAATGGTTTTGAAGATGAATCGTTTCGCGCAAACTGTCGGTCAGCTCTCCGGCCCGGTGGCGTACGAAGATGTCGTGGCGGTGCGTTACCAAGATTTGTGGCTTTCGTAGCGAAGAGGGCGTATGCCATACGCCCCTACGCCCGAACTTGCTCAACTACAGCTTGAGGCTTCGGTGGCGTGACCCATCCGTAAAGCACGCTGGCGAGTAGCAGCAGCGCCGCCGATGACCAGATAAGAATCTCGTAGCTTTTCGTTTGATCGTAGATCGCGCCGGCGGCGACGGGGCCGATGACGCTGCCCCAGGTCGACACGAAACTCATGGAGCCGCGAATCTTGGCAAAATTTTTCCGGCCGAAGTATTCCTCGACGGTGGACCAGTTGACCGGGAAGGTTGACTCGACAACGCTGAACAGAGCGGTAAAAATGAGGATCGTCCATTCGGCGTGAATGTTCACCAACAATAACATCGACGACGCGGCAACCAGCATGCAGATCGCCATCAGACGCGGTTTGTTGACTCGATCGCCGAGCCAGCCGAAGAGCAAATGCGACGGCAAGGACATGAACGCTTGCGCCGCGAGAAATACCGCGGCACGCTGGGGCGTCATGCCTTTCCAGACCATCAGCGCGACGTAATGAACGTTGATCGCGCTGAGCACGATCACGCGGATCGCCGTGCCGCCGGTGATAAACCAAAAAGCCGAGGTCTTGATCGCTTCCTGCCAGGTGAAATCGAGCGCTTCGATTGGCCGTGGATTGCTGGTTTGGTTAATTCCGTCGTCGATGGGCTGACCATCGCCATCCGGTTCCAGCCCCATGCTTTCCGGCGAGCGGCGCACCAAGAACGCCAGCGGCAAGCCGATGACGATGAATGCCATGCCGCAACCGAACGCCGCTTGGCGCCAACCGTAAGTGTGCACGGCGCTCGACAGCAACGGCGTGAAAAGAAATCCGCCGATGCCAATCGACCCGCTGATCAGCGCCATCGCCATGGTGCGTTGCCGGATAAACCAAGTGTTGGCGATCAACATCGGCGCGTCCATGAAGCCGGCATGAAACGCTAGCGACACCACGCCCATGTAGACGATCACCAGCATGGCGTAGCTATGCACGCCGGCGAGCAGCATATGGCCGACGCCGGCGCAGAGAATCGCCATGATCATCAGCGGGCGCGGCCCGTGGCGGTCCATGAAATGTCCGGCGATGGGCCCTTCGAACGCGCCCTGAGCGCGCGCCAGGGAGAAAACCAATGACGTCGCCGCTCGATTGAGATCGAGATCCTGGCTCAAGGGCAAAAAGAAAACTGAGAAGCCATAGAAATAAAGCCCGCCGCCCAAGATCCGCAGCACCGAGCCGACCGCGATCATGCGCCAACCGAAATAGAGTCCGGCGATCCGATAGTAGAGTGAACGAAGTAAAGACATCACATTCTATTCGTGAGTGAATCTCCGGTGTAGGGACGAGCGGCGCTCGTCCGTCCGAAGAAGGGTTTTCACCACAGAGCACACAGAGATCACAGAGAAAAATTATTTCTTAACCTCTGTGTACTCTGTGCTCTCTGCGGTGAATCATCCCTTGCCGATGACTTCGCCAAGCCGAATTCGCGCAGCACGCTCTCCAGCGTCTCGAAATCGGCCAAAGTTCGTAGAGCCGCGAAGGTCGGAAAGATCATCGGCAGTTCGTTGCGACTAAAAAGCTGCATCGCTTTGTCCGGTGTGAGCCAAATGCTGTGGGCGACTTCGTCGGAGGTCGCTAGCGGCGTTTGGCCTTCGGGAAGTTTGGCGAGAAAAACGCGCGTGTCGAAACGCATGGCGAATTGTGCAGGGGTCTGCCAGTAGGAGAAATGCGCCAGGGCGGCGAGATCGCAGCGCAGTTTTTCGCTTTTCAGCAATTCGAGAAAGCTCAATGTCTGGTTCGATAACGCCGCGTGTTTTTCCGTTAGGCGCGCGGCGCGCTCGCCATGCATAGCTAATTCCGTTCCGTTTTCTTCCACGGCCAACAGCACGCCGACTTCTTCGAATACTTCGCGCACGCTGGCGACCCACAGACTCATCGCTTCGGCATTGGTAAAACTTGCGCCGATGATTTTGCGCGCCTGCTTGACGCTCAATCCGGCGCAGCGTTCGAGCATTGCTTTGCTGCCATCATCTTTGCCCACCGTGCCGCCGGGATAACAGTACATGCCGCCGAGAAACGGCATGTCGTCGGGCCGGCGGGTGAGGAAGACTTCGAAGCCCTTGGGCGCGGCGGACCGCAACAAGATCACCGTCGCCGCCTGTCGCAGCTTTTTCATTTCGCTCATGTGATGACCAAACTTATAGGGGCGGTGAATTGATTGCCGCAAGGTGGGCCAGGACAAAAATAGGTTTCGAAGCGTGTCTGCGCTGCTTTCAAAACTATCACGCTCGACGACACGGTGCCGGTGCTTTCGCGATGGACGCAGATGGCGTCGCCGGGATTGTCCGAGCCGTCGCCGAGAGAATGGTCGCTGAGAATTTTTTGCAATGACAACAATAATTCCTGGGTTTGAGCAATTTTGCCATTGACTGGATTCATCACGCTTGCGAAGCCCTGATGGGCGCGCTCGGCTTTGGCTGAACTAAGATCGACTTCCGCGGCACTGCTAAAAACATGCAAGCCCGCTTCTAATCCTTGCGTGATGATCGCCGCGTCGTCGTTGTAGGCGACATAGGCGTTTAACTTGTCGGCAAAAACGATCGTGAAAGGATTGTAGCGATGGTTGTCGGTGGCGATACGTTTAAGCGCCGCTGACGCGGAGTTTAACTGCAACAGTTCCATGCACAACGCACCGCGCGAGCGGGCGATGGTTGCCGGCAAGGCGTCGCCATTAATGCGCCGATTGAGAATACCTACCAACAGGCCATGTTCGTTGACGCCGAGCCAAGTGCCGCCGGCGCGCAGATCCTTGCCGGCGACAACCTTCGGTTCGCCAGCGAGCAACGCCGGCGCGGCGGAGGGCCGGTCGAAATGTTCGTCGCGATTGGCGGCCACTACCAGTGGGTATTGAGCGAATTGGTGAAAATAGAGCGCCAGCGTGCACACCCATCATTGATTACAGAATGCACGCCGCTTTGGCAATCGGCGCTGGCAGCGCATTATTTGTTGTTGGGAATCGATTATGTTAGCCTCGCTCGAATTGGAAAGGGCAACTATGTTTCAATCAGTCGATGAAGTGATTGCCGGCCTGGGCGGACAAAAATATCTGTGCAACAAAAATGTCGCTACGGTAGTTTATTTGGGAACCGCTTTGCAAAAGCCGCTGTTGGTCGAAGGTCCGGCGGGCGTCGGCAAAACCGAACTGGGAAAAGTCCTCGCCGATTGCCTCGGCCTGGAGCTGATTCGCCTGCAATGCTACGAAGGTCTCGATGAAGCCAAGGCGCTTTACGAATGGGAATACGCCAAGCAGCTCCTTTATACTCAGATTCTCAAAGACAAGATCGGCGAGATCGTCCAAGGCGCCAAGACGCTCCAAGAAGCGGTCGATCACGTGGCCAATCAAGACGGGGTTTTTTTCTCCGACCGTTTTCTCCTACCGCGGCCGCTCTTGCGCGCGTTGCTGTCGGAAAAACGGGTGGTGCTGTTGATCGACGAGATCGATAAATCGGACGCCGAGTTCGAGGCCTTTCTTCTCGAAGTGCTGAGCGATTTTCAAATCACCGTGCCGGAGATCGGCACGCTCAAGGCGAAGCATATTCCCATCGTCGTGCTCACCAGCAACAACAGCCGGGAAATGTCCGACGCGCTCAAACGGCGCTGTTTGCATCTTTACTTGGATTTTCCCGATGCCGAGCGGGAAAAGGCAATCATCACACTCAAAGTCCCCGGTGTCGGCGACAAGCTGGCCGACGAAGTGGTGCGTTTGCTGCATCGCTTGCGCAAGCTCGATCTCAAGAAGACCCCGAGTATCAGCGAGACCCTCGACTGGGTGCGCGCGTTGACCTTGCTCAACATCAAAGAGTTAGACAACGAGTTGGTCGAACAGACCTTTTCGACCTTGATGAAATACGAAGCCGATATCCGCAAAGCTCATCAAGAGCTTAAAGCTTATCTCGCCGAAAAGCAGGCGCGCCAGCCGGCCGACAGCGAAAAGGATCACCTGCACTAGGCTGCCATGCAATCCCGTGTCATCGAGTTTGCCAACGTGCTGCGCCGAAACGGCATCCGCGTGTCGTTGGCCGAGAATATGGACGCCTTTCGCGCCCTCGATTTGATCGGTATCGGCGATCCGCTGATGTTTCGTAACGCCCTGCGAGCGACCTTGGTCAAGCGTAGCGCCGACGTAAAACCCTTCGACGAGCTGTTCGACTATTTTTTTCTCGGCATCGGCCAAGCGCTCGACGCCCTCGACCGCAAGATCATGGAAGATCTCGGTCTCTCGCCCGAACAGTTTCAGGAAATGCTCGAGCAGATTCAGAAACTGCTCAAAGAGATGGAAGGGGACTTGTCCGCGCTCACCAAAGCGCTGTTGCAGAACAACCGCGGCGAGCTGGAAAAACTCCTGCGCGAAGCGATGGAGCAGGAGAGCCAAGGCGGCACGCCGGATAGTCTGCGCCACACACCCTACACTCGCATGATCATGCGGCTCGGGCTCGACCGGGTGCAGAGCGAGATCGAGCGCTTTAAGGGCATGCTGCAGATGCTCGGCGAGAATGGCGAAGATTTACAGAACGTCATGCGTTATCTCGACGAGCGCATGCGCGACTTGAACCGGTTGTTGCGCGAAATCATTCAGCAAGAGCAGCGCAAGCAAGGCATGGAGCCGCGCGATTCAAGCCAGCGCGGCAACTTGGCCGATAAGAGTTTTTCGTTTTACACCGAAGACGATATCCGGCGCATGAACGATGCCGTCGCGCGCCTGGCCCAGCGTTTGAAAAATCGTCTTTCGGTGCGGCGCAAGAAAGCCGTGCGCGGCCGCTTCAACGTCAAAGCGACGCTGCGGAAAAATATGCAGTACGGCGGCGTGCCCTTCAATATCCAGCTCGACCGGCGCAAGAAGACCAAACCGCAAGTCATGGTGCTGTGCGATATTTCCGATTCGGTGTTGAACGCGTCGCGCTTCATGTTGCAGTTCGTTTATTCGGTCCAGGATCTCTACGCCAAGGTGCGCAGCTTCGTGTTCGTCGCCGAGATCGGCGAAGTCACCCGGCTGTTCGAAGAACATGACATCTCGACGGCGGTGGAAACCGCGCTGAAGGGCGACGTCATCGATGTTTTTTCCCATTCCAACTTTGGCCGTGCCTTCGAGCAGTTCCACCGTAATTTTTTCAACGCCGTCACCAGCAAGACCACCGTGCTGATCATCGGCGACGGACGCAACAATTATAACCGGCCCAACGACTGGGTGCTGCGCGAGATCAAAGCCAAAGCCAAGCAGCTGATTTGGCTCAACCCCGAAAGCCGCATGACCTGGGGCATCGGCGACAGCGAGATGCCGCGCTACGCGCCCCATTGCCACGTTGCCGAAGAATGCCGTAGCATCAACCAACTTTACAAGATCGTCGATTTGATCGCGCCCTAAGCCGATGCCGAAAAAACTTTTCATCCAAACCTACGGCTGTCAGATGAACCAGTACGATTCGGAAAAAATCGCCCAGGTCATGGGCAAATGCGGCTATGTGCGGACCGACCGCATCGACGCGGCGGATTTGATCCTGCTCAACACATGCAGCGTGCGCGACAAGGCCGAACAAAAAGTTTACAGCGCGCTCGGCAGTTGGAAGGAATTTAAAAATTACCGCGACGGCGTGATCATCGGCGTCGGCGGCTGCGTCGCTCAGCAAGAAGGGGAGAAGCTGCTCAAGCGCGTGCCCCATCTCGATTTGGTTTTCGGTACCCATAACATTCACAAGCTGCCGGAATTGATCGAGCAGGTGGAAGCTTCGCGGACCCGGCCGGTAGAGACGACTTTCTACCGTGACCCGGCTTACATGGAACTCGACGACGGCCGGACCCAGGTTCACGGCGCCAAGGCGTTTGTGACGATCATGCAGGGCTGCAACAAGGTGTGCAGCTTTTGCATCGTGCCCCACGTGCGCGGCCGCGAAGTGAGCCGGTCGAGCGCCAAGATAATTGCCGAAGTCGAAGACTTGGTGGCCCAAGGCGTCAAAGAGGTCATGCTGCTCGGCCAGAACGTCAACTCCTACGGCAAACTCAGCGCCGGCGAATTGAGCTTCGGCGAACTGCTCCAGCATGTCGATGCCATCGACGGCATCGAGCGCATTCGCTTTACCACTTCCCATCCGCAAGATTTATCGCCGGCGTTGGTCGAAGCGTTCGCGACTTGTGCGCATCTTTGCGAACATCTGCATCTGCCGGTGCAGTCCGGGTCGGATACGGTTCTGGCGCGCATGCGGCGCGGCTATACGCGGCAAGAATATTTAGAACGCATCGCGCGCTTGCGCGAGCGCCGGCTGGACGTGGCGCTCAGCAGCGACATCATCGTCGGCTTTCCCGGTGAAACCGACGACGAGTTCGAAGCGACTATAGAATTACTGGAGCTTGTGGAATATGATGAGATCTACGCATTCGTGTATTCGCCCAGACCGCAGACGGTGTCGGCTAAAATCTATGACGACGATGTTCCAGAGGAAGTGAAAAAGGCGCGTTTGAAGCGCGTGCAAGATTTGCAACGGGAAATCTGCTTGACAAAAAATCGCGGCCGCATCGGCGACCTGGATGAAATATTGATCGATGGACCGGCGAAAATGAAAAATGGCCAAATGATGGGACGCACCCGCACCAATCGCATCGTCAACGTCAGCGCGCCTGAAAGTTTTGCCGGCCGCATCGTTAAGGTTAGAATCACCAGCGCCACGGCGAACTCGTTGGTCGGCGAACTATTGCCTCCGCAAGGGCCAAGTTCAACTGTGCTATTGGAAGGAAACATGGCATGAGCAAAAGGGAAGATACGATTCAAATGTCGGTGGGCGGTTTGACCTTGGACCCTGTGACCAAGACGCCCATCGTGATTCTCAAGGATACCGAAAACAAGCTCAACTTGCCGATCTGGATCGGTCTATTGGAAGCTACCGCCATGGCCACTGAAATCGAAGGCATCAAGATGGCGCGGCCCATGACCCACGATCTGCTCAAGACCATTCTTAGCGAAGTCGGCGGTTCGGTGGAATCGGTGGAGATCACCGAACTAAAAGAAAATACTTATTATGCCGCGGTGAATATTAGCCTGTCGGGGCGCCAAGTGATGATCGATTCGCGCCCCAGCGACGCAATCGCGCTGGCGCTGCGCACCAAGAGTCCGATCTACGTCGCCAAGTCGGTACTCGAAGCCTCCAGCGTGTTGCAACAAAGCGACGACGGCAAGGAAGCGCCGATGGAAAACATCTCCAACGTGTCCCCGGAAAAATGGGCCGAGATTCTCGAAAAAATGGGTCCTAGCGATTTTAAATATAAGCAATAAATCTGTCAGTGAGCCGAAAATTAAACCATGGCAACAAGTAAAGTTACGAGAAAAGAAATACGCCAACCGGATTGGTTCCAAGTCAACTCAGATCGAGCCATCGATTTCGTTCAAAACCACGTACCTCAGGTGGTTTCAGCCGCAGCCGTCGTACTGTTAGTGCTCATCGGAGTTTGGGCTTGGCAGTCATTTAAGGAAAGGCAGAACATCGCCGCGGGCCAAGAGTTCTCCAAGGCCGTGGAGCTATTTCAAACGCAGAAATATTCGGAGGCGATCGCTGGCTTCGAAAAGGTTCAGGGCTATCGTTGGTCGCGTTACGCCGGCTTGTCGCATCTTTACCAGACCAACATTTATCTGGCGACCAGCGACTTAGACAAAGCGCTCAACTCAGGCCAGCGCGCGGTCATTGCGACTTCGCCGAGCAGTTTATATCGGCAGTTGGCGCTGGTGGCATTGGCATCGGCGGAAGAACGCAAGAATCAATGCAAACTCGCGATCGATCATTTCATCGAAGCGCAAAAGATCGTTGGCCCGTTGCAAAACGACGCGACGCTGGGGAAAGCCCGCTGCGCCGAACAGCTCGGCGATCGACCGACGGTGATTGCTGCATATAAAGAGTTTCTTAAGGACAATCCCGGGTCGTCGTTGGGATTGAAACTTGCTGAACTGGAAGCGTCAACGGCGGTCGCGCCGGCCAAGGTTAAATAATCGGTTTATAGTTAACGTCTGATAAGAAATATTATGTCAACTTAGAGAAAAACCTCTTGCCCGTGTCCGTGAAGCACGCTTCACTTGCCGCTCTACCGTTGACACCCACCCCGCTTAATTAGAAATAGCGCCACAGCCACCATTTTTCGAAACCGACCTTAGCCCAATATATCAACTTCGATGGACCGAGAGTGCGCGGGTCGGTAACGCCGAACGGCGGCCAGCCGGTTGGATATGTCGTTCGATTTGCCGCGGCGCGTCCAGCGCCGCATGCCAGTAGTCATATGGTATGGAGCCAGAGATCTACCGGTCGGCCTTTGCCGGTGATCTCCACGGCTACATTGTGCGCCAGCACATCGGCTTCTTGGTGCGCCACACCGCCGGCTTTGGAGGCCGGCATATCGGCGCAATCGCCGATGGCGTAGACATTATCCCACTTGGTTTGCAGCGTATCGTAATCGACGCGAATACCGGTCTCGGTATCAGCCAGCCCGCTGTCCAATAACACCTGCGCCGGCCGGTGCGGCGGGATCATCACCAAAAGATCGTAGGGAATGTTGTAATTATATAGTCCCTGGACGACCTTTTTCTCTGGATCGATGGCGCGCACGACGAATTCATAGTTCTGCTTGATGCCGCGCCGCTTGCTCTCGGCGTCCATCCAGACCACCGGATCGTGGGCTTCACCGGTGGGCTCGGCTTCGCGGGTGAAGTATTCCAACTGGACGCGATCGCGAATGCCCTTCTGGCGAAAATAGCCGTCGAGCATCCATTGCGCTTCGTAGGGCGCCGGTGGGCAGCGGTACGGGCCGAGCGGCACGCCGACGACTACCCTACCGCCATGAAAATTCGCCAGGCTGTCGCGCAGGCGCAAGGCGGACTCCATCTCCCAGGGGTGCTGTGATGCTTCAGCAAAGCCGGAAATCAAATCGGGCCGAGTCTGCAAACCCAGCGACACGATCAAATAGTCGTAGTTGAGCTTTTCTTTTTCTAAGGAGACCTCTTGGCGGGCCGGATCGATGTTGAGAATTTCCGATTGAATGATTTTGACGTTGCGCTTCTCGAGAATTTTCAAGCTGCGGCTGATGTCGCGCGGTTGGCGTTCGCCGAGCATGATAAAGAGAAACGCCGGCATGAAAATATGATCGGGCCGGCGGTCGACCAAGATCACGTCGTGGTCGGTGCCGAGCTTGCGGCCTAATTGCGTTGCGGCGACGACGCCGCCGCAGCCGCCGCCGAGCACGACAATTTTCTTCCGTCGGTTTAGCAGTTGCATCTTATCGTTAAGCCAATTTGTTTTTGTCGCCGAAGCGCTGCTTCGAGCGTTGCGCCAAGCCTTGGAGATTTCTCAATCGTTGCTCGCGCCAAAGCGCTTGCTCTTTTTTGCCGTCGGCAGTGAGCTCTTTGCCAAAGCCCGAGGTCGAATGCAAAAGCCAGATCACTAGTTTGTCTGAAAGATCTTTAAGCCATTCCATAAAGTTATTGGGCACCGCGCGAATCGTTTACAAATCCGCCGAGCGTCCTTACCTTTTCTTCAACTATCTGAGGAAAGTATCGATCTGACGTAGCTTTTCGCTGGCGTCGAGCAATCCCTGCGGCGTCGGACCGGCTTCGCCGATCAGTCCCACTTGGCGCAAGAATTGGCCGATCTGCTCATGGTCGCGCGGACTCACCGGCGTGTAGGGCCGGCAGGGATTGCCGAGATCGACGCCGAAATGTTTCATCGCCGACTTCATCACCGGCGGCAAACCGTAGGCGCCCCATTTCCCTGGAAACAGTGCGTAACAACGCGCCCAAAAGCGCGCCGTGTCCAAGTCGCCGGCGCGAAATGCTTTGACGATCTGCGCGCCGATGCGCGTGCCTGGCGGCGGCATGGTCGCGCCGGAGCCGCCGAGCATCAATGTCACCAGCAACGGCTGCATCGTCGTGAAATAGTGACCGCGGCCGGCGAGTTCGATTTGCTCGATCAAGCGAGAAATTTTCGTGATATCGCGCGAACTCTCTTTGAAGTAACGAATGTTATCGATCTCGCTGATCTTAACAAAAGCGTCCTGGGGCGGATCGGCGCCCGGACCGGGATTGTGATAACAAGTGACCGGCAGCGGACTCGCCGAGGCTACTTGAGTGTAAAATTCCATCAGCTCAGCAATCGTCGGCTGCCCGCCCCAGGGTCTGAGCGGCATCAGCACTTGAATGAAGTCGCCGCCGACTTTGGCCGAGTATTCGGCCAGATCGATCACTTCGCGCGGCGCCGGGCTAGAGCAACCGAGAATCACCGGCACGCGCTTGGCGATCATCTCGGTGGCGACTTTCAGCACTTCCTTGCGTTCCTCGCGCGACAGCATGGTATATTCCGCCGCCTCGACTGCCGCCACCGTGATGGCGTCGCAGTCCGGGACGAGAAATTCGATTTCCTTTTCGAGCGCCTTGTAATCGACCCGGTCGTTCGCGTCGAAAGGCGTCAGGCAAGCGCCGATAATTCCGCTGATTGGTTTGGGTGTCGTCATAATTTTATATCAGGCTCTTCAGGCAAATGCGTCGACTGTTTATATCGTTCCGAATTTTCTGTTCACCACGAAGAGCACGAAGGGTTAATGCAAGGGCGGGTTTGAAACCCGCCCCTGCCAATCCGGATTTTTTTGCGCTCTTTGCGCCCTTTGCGGTTAAATCATCCGATTCCGAAAAATCCTAAATCAATACTTCCGCGACGATGCGCGCGTGGCCGGCGTCGCTGCCTTTGATGCGCAGCGGCAACGCCAGGATGCGCGTGCGTTTGCCGATGATGCTGCCAATGTTAGTGACATTCTCGGCGATCAACACGTTATTGCCGAGCAGCGTGCGATGCACGGGAAATTCGAAGCCCTTGGGCCGCAGCGGCGTGGGCAGATCGACGGTGATGCAATCGATACCGAACATCTTGATGCCCTTCTTGACCATCCATTCAGCTGCGTCAACCGAAAGATAAGGATGAAGATTGTAATCCGGGCTGTCGAACTTTTCGTCCCAGCCGGTATGGAGCATGAGAATGTCGCCGCGATTGACCGTCACGCCCGATGCTTCCAAATCTTTTGCGGTCACTTCTTCGCCGCCG
Encoded here:
- a CDS encoding MFS transporter, which produces MSLLRSLYYRIAGLYFGWRMIAVGSVLRILGGGLYFYGFSVFFLPLSQDLDLNRAATSLVFSLARAQGAFEGPIAGHFMDRHGPRPLMIMAILCAGVGHMLLAGVHSYAMLVIVYMGVVSLAFHAGFMDAPMLIANTWFIRQRTMAMALISGSIGIGGFLFTPLLSSAVHTYGWRQAAFGCGMAFIVIGLPLAFLVRRSPESMGLEPDGDGQPIDDGINQTSNPRPIEALDFTWQEAIKTSAFWFITGGTAIRVIVLSAINVHYVALMVWKGMTPQRAAVFLAAQAFMSLPSHLLFGWLGDRVNKPRLMAICMLVAASSMLLLVNIHAEWTILIFTALFSVVESTFPVNWSTVEEYFGRKNFAKIRGSMSFVSTWGSVIGPVAAGAIYDQTKSYEILIWSSAALLLLASVLYGWVTPPKPQAVVEQVRA
- a CDS encoding MoxR family ATPase, with the protein product MFQSVDEVIAGLGGQKYLCNKNVATVVYLGTALQKPLLVEGPAGVGKTELGKVLADCLGLELIRLQCYEGLDEAKALYEWEYAKQLLYTQILKDKIGEIVQGAKTLQEAVDHVANQDGVFFSDRFLLPRPLLRALLSEKRVVLLIDEIDKSDAEFEAFLLEVLSDFQITVPEIGTLKAKHIPIVVLTSNNSREMSDALKRRCLHLYLDFPDAEREKAIITLKVPGVGDKLADEVVRLLHRLRKLDLKKTPSISETLDWVRALTLLNIKELDNELVEQTFSTLMKYEADIRKAHQELKAYLAEKQARQPADSEKDHLH
- a CDS encoding VWA domain-containing protein — encoded protein: MQSRVIEFANVLRRNGIRVSLAENMDAFRALDLIGIGDPLMFRNALRATLVKRSADVKPFDELFDYFFLGIGQALDALDRKIMEDLGLSPEQFQEMLEQIQKLLKEMEGDLSALTKALLQNNRGELEKLLREAMEQESQGGTPDSLRHTPYTRMIMRLGLDRVQSEIERFKGMLQMLGENGEDLQNVMRYLDERMRDLNRLLREIIQQEQRKQGMEPRDSSQRGNLADKSFSFYTEDDIRRMNDAVARLAQRLKNRLSVRRKKAVRGRFNVKATLRKNMQYGGVPFNIQLDRRKKTKPQVMVLCDISDSVLNASRFMLQFVYSVQDLYAKVRSFVFVAEIGEVTRLFEEHDISTAVETALKGDVIDVFSHSNFGRAFEQFHRNFFNAVTSKTTVLIIGDGRNNYNRPNDWVLREIKAKAKQLIWLNPESRMTWGIGDSEMPRYAPHCHVAEECRSINQLYKIVDLIAP
- the miaB gene encoding tRNA (N6-isopentenyl adenosine(37)-C2)-methylthiotransferase MiaB, translated to MPKKLFIQTYGCQMNQYDSEKIAQVMGKCGYVRTDRIDAADLILLNTCSVRDKAEQKVYSALGSWKEFKNYRDGVIIGVGGCVAQQEGEKLLKRVPHLDLVFGTHNIHKLPELIEQVEASRTRPVETTFYRDPAYMELDDGRTQVHGAKAFVTIMQGCNKVCSFCIVPHVRGREVSRSSAKIIAEVEDLVAQGVKEVMLLGQNVNSYGKLSAGELSFGELLQHVDAIDGIERIRFTTSHPQDLSPALVEAFATCAHLCEHLHLPVQSGSDTVLARMRRGYTRQEYLERIARLRERRLDVALSSDIIVGFPGETDDEFEATIELLELVEYDEIYAFVYSPRPQTVSAKIYDDDVPEEVKKARLKRVQDLQREICLTKNRGRIGDLDEILIDGPAKMKNGQMMGRTRTNRIVNVSAPESFAGRIVKVRITSATANSLVGELLPPQGPSSTVLLEGNMA
- a CDS encoding bifunctional nuclease family protein, with amino-acid sequence MSKREDTIQMSVGGLTLDPVTKTPIVILKDTENKLNLPIWIGLLEATAMATEIEGIKMARPMTHDLLKTILSEVGGSVESVEITELKENTYYAAVNISLSGRQVMIDSRPSDAIALALRTKSPIYVAKSVLEASSVLQQSDDGKEAPMENISNVSPEKWAEILEKMGPSDFKYKQ
- a CDS encoding tetratricopeptide repeat protein, producing the protein MATSKVTRKEIRQPDWFQVNSDRAIDFVQNHVPQVVSAAAVVLLVLIGVWAWQSFKERQNIAAGQEFSKAVELFQTQKYSEAIAGFEKVQGYRWSRYAGLSHLYQTNIYLATSDLDKALNSGQRAVIATSPSSLYRQLALVALASAEERKNQCKLAIDHFIEAQKIVGPLQNDATLGKARCAEQLGDRPTVIAAYKEFLKDNPGSSLGLKLAELEASTAVAPAKVK
- a CDS encoding NAD(P)/FAD-dependent oxidoreductase; the protein is MQLLNRRKKIVVLGGGCGGVVAATQLGRKLGTDHDVILVDRRPDHIFMPAFLFIMLGERQPRDISRSLKILEKRNVKIIQSEILNIDPARQEVSLEKEKLNYDYLIVSLGLQTRPDLISGFAEASQHPWEMESALRLRDSLANFHGGRVVVGVPLGPYRCPPAPYEAQWMLDGYFRQKGIRDRVQLEYFTREAEPTGEAHDPVVWMDAESKRRGIKQNYEFVVRAIDPEKKVVQGLYNYNIPYDLLVMIPPHRPAQVLLDSGLADTETGIRVDYDTLQTKWDNVYAIGDCADMPASKAGGVAHQEADVLAHNVAVEITGKGRPVDLWLHTI
- a CDS encoding dihydrodipicolinate synthase family protein, which produces MTTPKPISGIIGACLTPFDANDRVDYKALEKEIEFLVPDCDAITVAAVEAAEYTMLSREERKEVLKVATEMIAKRVPVILGCSSPAPREVIDLAEYSAKVGGDFIQVLMPLRPWGGQPTIAELMEFYTQVASASPLPVTCYHNPGPGADPPQDAFVKISEIDNIRYFKESSRDITKISRLIEQIELAGRGHYFTTMQPLLVTLMLGGSGATMPPPGTRIGAQIVKAFRAGDLDTARFWARCYALFPGKWGAYGLPPVMKSAMKHFGVDLGNPCRPYTPVSPRDHEQIGQFLRQVGLIGEAGPTPQGLLDASEKLRQIDTFLR
- a CDS encoding cyclase family protein; protein product: MEMIDLTRVIYDGMPKIPILPEVHVARFLSLEKGHPLNVTEVSFPCHAGTHVDAPIHIVANGKSIDELPVDAFVGPGAVISVKKNGGEEVTAKDLEASGVTVNRGDILMLHTGWDEKFDSPDYNLHPYLSVDAAEWMVKKGIKMFGIDCITVDLPTPLRPKGFEFPVHRTLLGNNVLIAENVTNIGSIIGKRTRILALPLRIKGSDAGHARIVAEVLI